One genomic segment of Theobroma cacao cultivar B97-61/B2 chromosome 6, Criollo_cocoa_genome_V2, whole genome shotgun sequence includes these proteins:
- the LOC18595111 gene encoding pentatricopeptide repeat-containing protein At4g21300, with product MYQRNLRSICKLIAPLTNVHTTTSQHIPRPSEFPTTQLASFLQSTSFPSNLQQGKQVHARLILNEITTTDPLLLAMYLRCGSFNDAKNMFYRIDLGCVKRWNLMIRGLVKMGWFHLGLLFYFKMLGCGVSPDNFTFPSVVKACSGLNNVRFGTLIHEAIMSMGFEVNVFVGSSLINLYVENGHVDRARTLFDKIPVRDCVLWNVMLNGYVKCEELDKAMEIFEEMRKGETKPDEVTFAAIFSLCASEGMVDFGTQLHGLVVCCGLEFDSVVANALLSMYSKCGWLSDAHKLFGMMPQADLVSWNGMISGYVQNGFMQDASCLFNEMISSGLKPDAITFSSFLPAVTGLGCFRKGKEIHGYILRHGVSLDVFLKSALIDVYFKCRDVEMARKVYNQRTEVDVVMCTAMISGYVLNGMNNDALEIFRWLLKEKIRPNAVTLASVLPACADLAALKVGKELHGYIIKNGLDCGCHVGSAVIDMYAKCGRLDVTHDIFGRLSERDSVCWNSMITSCSQNGKPEKAIDLFCWMGSTGMKYDCVSISAALSACANLPALHYGKEIHGFMIKGSFCSDPFAKSALIDMYAKCGNLGSSQHVFDMMEEKNEVSWNSIIAAYGNHGRLEDCLALFHEMLKNEIQPDHVTFLAIISACGHAGKVDDGIHYFQSMTEEYGITARMEHYACVVDLFGRAGRLNEAFETIKSMPFSPDAGVWGTLLGACRNHGNVELAEFASRHLFDLDPQNSGYYVLLSNLLADAGHWGSVLKIRSLMKERGVQKVPGYSWIEVNNTTHMFVAADESHPRSSHIYSLLKTLLLELKREGYVPQLYLPMHPQHMVS from the coding sequence ATGTACCAGAGAAATCTACGATCAATCTGTAAGCTCATTGCGCCACTCACAAATGTTCATACCACCACCTCCCAACACATTCCAAGACCTTCCGAATTTCCCACAACCCAACTTGCCTCATTCTTGCAATCTACTTCTTTTCCTTCAAATCTTCAACAAGGCAAACAAGTTCACGCCCGGCTCATCCTCAATGAAATTACTACCACCGATCCCCTTCTTCTTGCTATGTATCTTCGTTGCGGTAGCTTCAACGATGCCAAGAACATGTTCTATCGGATTGATTTGGGGTGTGTAAAGCGTTGGAATTTGATGATCAGAGGGTTGGTTAAGATGGGTTGGTTTCATCTTGGcttgttgttttattttaagatgCTGGGTTGTGGGGTTTCTCCTGATAATTTTACTTTCCCTTCTGTAGTGAAGGCTTGTAGTGGTTTAAATAATGTACGATTTGGTACCTTGATTCATGAGGCGATTATGTCGATGGGTTTCGAAGTGAATGTGTTTGTGGGTAGTTCTTTGATAAACTTGTATGTAGAGAACGGTCATGTTGATCGCGCTCGTACATTGTTTGATAAAATACCGGTGAGAGATTGTGTTTTGTGGAATGTGATGCTTAATGGTTATGTTAAGTGCGAGGAATTAGATAAAGCTAtggagatttttgaggaaatgaGGAAAGGTGAAACAAAGCCAGATGAAGTGACATTTGCCGCTATTTTCTCTCTGTGTGCTTCGGAAGGAATGGTGGATTTTGGTACTCAGCTTCATGGCCTTGTTGTTTGTTGCGGCTTGGAATTTGATTCTGTGGTGGCAAACGCACTTTTGTCTATGTATTCAAAATGTGGGTGGTTGTCTGATGCTCATAAATTGTTTGGAATGATGCCTCAGGCCGATTTGGTGTCTTGGAATGGAATGATTTCAGGGTATGTACAGAATGGGTTTATGCAAGATGCTTCATGTTTGTTTAATGAGATGATATCTTCTGGTCTGAAACCAGACGCAATCACCTTCTCAAGTTTTCTTCCAGCTGTTACTGGGTTGGGATGTTTCAgaaaaggcaaggaaattcaTGGATATATATTAAGACATGGAGTGTCATTGGATGTGTTCTTGAAGAGTGCACTTATTGATGTATACTTTAAGTGCAGGGATGTGGAGATGGCACGCAAGGTTTATAACCAAAGAACCGAGGTTGATGTTGTCATGTGCACAGCTATGATATCAGGATACGTGCTTAATGGGATGAACAATGATGCCTTAGAGATTTTCAGGTGGTTACTTAAAGAGAAAATCAGGCCGAATGCTGTAACATTGGCAAGTGTTCTACCTGCTTGTGCAGATTTAGCTGCATTAAAAGTGGGGAAGGAATTGCATGGTTATATCATCAAGAATGGGCTTGATTGTGGCTGTCATGTGGGAAGTGCTGTCATAGACATGTATGCGAAATGCGGAAGGCTGGATGTCACTCATGATATTTTCGGAAGATTGTCTGAAAGAGATTCTGTTTGCTGGAACTCAATGATTACAAGCTGTTCCCAGAATGGAAAACCAGAGAAGGCGATTGATCTTTTTTGTTGGATGGGGAGTACTGGAATGAAGTATGACTGTGTGAGTATATCAGCAGCTCTTTCTGCTTGTGCTAATCTACCTGCACTACATTATGGGAAAGAGATCCATGGGTTTATGATTAAAGGTTCATTCTGCTCCGATCCATTTGCTAAGAGTGCACTCATAGATATGTATGCCAAATGTGGAAATTTGGGTTCTTCTCAGCATGTGTTTGACATGATGGAAGAGAAGAATGAAGTTTCATGGAACAGTATCATTGCTGCTTATGGAAACCATGGCCGCCTTGAAGATTGTCTTGCCCTGTTTCATGAgatgttgaaaaatgaaattcagCCTGATCATGTCACGTTTTTAGCTATAATATCAGCTTGCGGGCATGCTGGTAAAGTTGATGATGGAATTCACTACTTCCAGAGCATGACTGAGGAATATGGAATCACAGCAAGGATGGAACATTATGCATGTGTTGTAGATTTATTTGGACGCGCTGGTCGTTTGAATGAAGCCTTTGAAACTATAAAGAGCATGCCATTCTCTCCTGATGCTGGTGTGTGGGGTACATTGCTAGGAGCCTGTCGAAATCATGGCAATGTTGAGCTCGCTGAATTTGCTTCAAGACATCTTTTTGATCTGGACCCACAAAATTCTGGTTACTATGTACTGCTTTCCAATTTACTTGCTGATGCTGGACATTGGGGGAGTGTACTGAAGATAAGAAGTTTAATGAAGGAAAGAGGAGTTCAGAAAGTACCTGGATACAGTTGGATAGAGGTCAACAACACCACCCACATGTTTGTTGCTGCAGATGAAAGTCACCCACGGTCTTCACATATTTATTCATTGCTGAAGACTCTTCTTCTAGAGCTGAAAAGAGAAGGATATGTTCCTCAGCTTTATCTTCCAATGCATCCACAGCATATGGTGTCATGA
- the LOC18595112 gene encoding uncharacterized protein LOC18595112 encodes MKDAEADWKNLPTLSLLLILDKLDVPSNPVRFGAVCKHWYFVFSNFLDLKRRSSPNIVPMLLIPTRMSNRVRQLCSLQIKTKFYNIELPESHSKRFCGSSHGWLAAVDKNMVITLLNPFKNGITIDLPEIEVNPKSASHQYDVHKVILSADPLSHSDSYVVVVIYGLRCRLAFYKPERKSWIYLDKGLTAFTDVIFYKNLAYAIGTRSLIVSFDVNDGFDDNLESPKVKILMPACRKVEDNVDSAYLVESSTGDLFSIKKEIDVEDYHPCAHFTKNFKVFKLVLDDQSGRLLEKEVKNMNGDVVFVGDNHTLAVSALDFPESQPNSIYFTDDYYIATEYWPLGPRDIGFFNMKDGKVGKYYRFKPWHKYLPPYIWVQPPTEFVLR; translated from the coding sequence ATGAAGGATGCTGAAGCGGATTGGAAAAATCTTCCAACACTCTCCCTCTTGTTAATTCTTGATAAATTAGATGTTCCTAGCAATCCAGTTCGATTTGGTGCAGTCTGTAAGCATTGGTATTTCGTCTTCAGTAATTTTCTTGACTTGAAAAGGCGATCATCACCTAATATAGTTCCTATGTTATTGATTCCAACGAGAATGAGCAACAGAGTTCGACAATTATGCAGCCTACagatcaaaacaaaattttacaatATCGAGTTACCTGAGTCTCATTCCAAGAGATTTTGTGGTTCTTCCCATGGTTGGTTAGCTGCGGTAGATAAAAATATGGTCATAACTCTCTTAAATCCTTTTAAGAATGGGATCACAATTGATCTCCCCGAGATTGAAGTTAATCCAAAGTCAGCATCACATCAATATGATGTTCATAAAGTTATCTTGTCAGCAGATCCTTTATCGCATTCGGATAGTTATGTGGTTGTGGTTATCTATGGTCTTAGATGCAGATTAGCCTTCTATAAACCAGAACGAAAAAGTTGGATATATCTGGATAAGGGTCTAACAGCTTTCACtgatgttattttttataaaaatttagctTATGCTATTGGAACTCGAAGCTTGATTGTATCTTTTGATGTCAATGATGGTTTCGATGACAATTTGGAATCACCAAAGGTGAAGATACTAATGCCAGCATGTCGAAAGGTAGAGGATAATGTTGATAGCGCATATCTTGTTGAATCATCTACGGGAGATCTATTCTCtattaaaaaggaaattgatGTTGAGGACTATCATCCTTGTGCTCATTTTActaagaatttcaaagttttcaAGTTGGTTTTGGATGATCAAAGTGGTAGGTTGTTGGagaaagaagtaaaaaatatgaatggTGACGTAGTGTTTGTAGGTGATAATCACACTTTAGCTGTTTCAGCTTTGGATTTTCCTGAAAGTCAACCTAATTCTATATATTTCACAGATGATTATTATATTGCTACTGAATATTGGCCACTTGGCCCTCGAGATATTGgttttttcaacatgaaagATGGAAAGGTGGGAAAATATTATCGATTTAAACCTTGGCACAAATATTTACCTCCTTATATTTGGGTCCAACCACCAACTGAATTTGTATTACGTTAA
- the LOC18595113 gene encoding serine/threonine-protein kinase tricorner, translated as MDSARSWFKKFQQKNENSPKKKKEMENAKDAHKPPIDGPGAPSTATKQKAAAAKQYIENHYKSQMKNLQDRKERRWMLERKLADADITAEEQMSMLKFLEKKETEYMRLQRHKMGVDDFELLTIIGRGAFGEVRLCKEKATGNVYAMKKLQKSEMLRRGQVEHVKAERNLLAEVDSKCIVKLYCSFQDDEYLYLVMEYLPGGDMMTLLMRKDTLTEDEARFYVGQTVLAIESIHKHNYIHRDIKPDNLLLDHNGHMKLSDFGLCKPLHSSSFPDLREDDYGGGRNIKPSMESGKHSNLPPTPRRTQQEQLLHWQKNRRTLAYSTVGTPDYIAPEVLLKRGYGMECDWWSLGAIMFEMLVGYPPFYSEEPLSTCRKIVNWRTHLKFPEEAKLSAEAKDLIRKLLCNVERRLGTKGAHEIKAHPWFQDIEWDRLYQMEAAFIPEVNSELDTQNFEKFEEMGAQVQTSTKSGPWRKMLPSKDANFVGYTYKNVEIVNEHHLSGIAELRKKSNAPKRPSVKSLFETPGPPDPPTKGTFLNLLPTQLEEPESPVPEHQSTRSTQYFRKPLQR; from the exons ATGGATTCTGCAAGGAGTtggtttaagaaatttcaacaaaagaatgaaaattcacctaagaaaaagaaagaaatggaaaatgccAAGGATGCACATAAGCCTCCCATTGATGGGCCTGGGGCACCTTCAACTGCCACCAAACAAAAGGCTGCCGCCGCGAAGCAGTATATTGAGAATCACTACAAATCTCAGATGAAGAATTTGCAAGACAGAAAGGAGAG ACGTTGGATGTTAGAGAGGAAACTTGCTGATGCTGACATTACTGCAGAAGAGCAAATGAGTATGCTTaaatttttagagaaaaaggaaacagaATACATGCGCCTTCAAAGACACAAGATGGGTGTTGATGACTTCGAACTTCTGACCATTATAGGGAGGGGTGCATTCGGGGAG GTAAGACTTTGTAAAGAAAAAGCTACTGGAAATGTGTACGCTATGAAAAAGCTCCAGAAGTCTGAGATGCTTCGCAGAGGCCAG GTGGAGCATGTTAAAGCAGAAAGGAATCTCCTTGCTGAAGTTGACAGTAAATGCATTGTCAAGCTCTATTGCTCGTTTCAGGATGATGAATATCTGTATCTTGTAATGGAATATCTCCCTGGGGGTGACATGATGACGTTACTGATGCGGAAGGATACCTTAACTGAGGATGAGGCGAGATTTTATGTTGGCCAGACAGTTCTCGCTATTGAATCCATCCACAAGCACAACTACATCCACAG GGATATCAAGCCTGATAATTTATTGCTTGACCATAATGGCCATATGAAGCTCTCGGATTTTGGATTGTGTAAACCCCTCCATAGTAGTAGCTTTCCAGACCTTAGAGAGGATGATTATGGAGGGGGAAGAAACATTAAACCCTCAATGGAGAGTGGTAAACATTCTAATCTTCCTCCTACACCAAGGCGGACACAACAGGAGCAGTTGTTGCATTGGCAAAAGAATAGGCGAACATTG GCTTATTCGACAGTTGGTACTCCGGACTACATTGCCCCTGAAGTGTTGTTGAAGAGAGGATATGGGATGGAGTGTGATTG GTGGTCGCTTGGGGCAATTATGTTTGAGATGCTTGTAGGATATCCACCTTTCTATTCTGAAGAACCTTTGTCGACATGTAGAAAA ATTGTAAACTGGAGAACCCATTTGAAATTCCCTGAAGAAGCCAAGTTATCTGCTGAAGCTAAAGATCTCATTCGTAAACTCCTTTGCAATGTTGAGCGGAGGCTTGGGACCAAAGGAGCTCATGAAATAAAG GCACACCCATGGTTCCAAGACATTGAATGGGACAGATTATATCAGATGGAAGCTGCTTTTATACCAGAGGTTAACAGTGAGCTAGATACACAGAACTTTGAAAAGTTTGAAGAG ATGGGGGCTCAAGTACAAACTTCTACAAAATCAGGTCCATGGAGAAAG ATGCTTCCATCGAAGGATGCTAATTTTGTCGGTTATACATACAAAAATGTTGAGATTGTCAATGAGCATCATCTTTCAGGCATTG CTGAGTTGAGGAAGAAAAGTAATGCGCCTAAGAGACCTTCCGTGAAGTCATTGTTTG AAACTCCAGGTCCTCCTGATCCCCCAACAAAGGGAACCTTTCTCAACCTCTTGCCAACTCAATTAGAGGAACCTGAAAGCCCAGTGCCTGAACATCAATCTACTAGATCCACACAATATTTTCGGAAACCTTTGCAAAGATAG